A stretch of Triticum aestivum cultivar Chinese Spring chromosome 1D, IWGSC CS RefSeq v2.1, whole genome shotgun sequence DNA encodes these proteins:
- the LOC123166683 gene encoding ent-copalyl diphosphate synthase 1, chloroplastic, with the protein MHCSPPSMQLRLSPPAGAPFQPRLLPRALAKGPCRLRGKGDAGGTRVARRTSSVSSTPTKVPARLQANPTGNDVQILERPEEEARDIDEYRVIPGTELEQPLIDQVKAMLGSMGDGEISVSAYDTAWVALVPRLDGGDGAQFPAALRWILGNQLPDGSWGDAALFSAYDRITNTLACVVALTKWSLGPENCRRGLSFLEDNMWRLAEEDSVSMPIGFEIAFPSLLEAAKSLDVVFPYDHHALQRIYANREVKLKRIPMEMMHSIPTTILHSLEGMPGVDWRKILRLQSSDGSFLFSPAATASALTQTGDTKCFEYIDRIVKKFDGGVPNVYPVDLFEHIWAVDRLERLGISRYFKQEIKQCLDYVHRHWTEGGICWARNSAVVDVDDTAMAFRLLRLHRYNVSPSVFENFEKDGGFFCFVGQSTQAVTGMYNLNRASQVRFPGEDVLQRAGRFSYEFLREREAQGTIRDKWIISKDLPGEVQYALDFPWYASLPRVEARVYLDQYGGDDDVWIGKTLYRMPLVNNNTYLELAKRDFNRCQVQHQLEWHGLQKWFTENGLEAFGVAPRDVLRAYFLAAACIFEPSRATERLAWARASVMANIISKYLRSDLSGNKMVERFMHGGLYEGNNGVSWLKGDAKVEILVGALEKLIDLLAQKALHVGEEPMHINNLLRCVWIEWMMQEINRDDGTNGMSVIEAGSCMVHDKQTSLLLVKIIEICAGRIGEASSMVNSKDNTWFIQLASSICDSLHHRMLLSQDTEENKAVTSRMDKKIEVDMQELAQNVLQTYDDIASNNMKQTFWSVVKSCYYVANCPSYIFHRHVSKVIFEHVF; encoded by the exons TACCTGCACGGCTGCAAGCGAACCCTACCGGGAACGACGTCCAGATTCTAGAACGGCCCGAAGAGGAAGCACGCGACATCGACGAGTACCGTGTGATTCCTGGGACAGAGCTCGAGCAGCCGCTGATCGACCAGGTGAAGGCCATGCTCGGGTCGATGGGCGACGGCGAGATCAGCGTGTCGGCCTACGACACGGCCTGGGTGGCCCTGGTGCCGAGgctcgacggcggcgacggggccCAGTTCCCCGCCGCCCTCCGGTGGATCCTCGGGAACCAGCTGCCCGACGGGTCCTGGGGCGACGCGGCCCTCTTCTCCGCCTACGACCGGATCACCAACACCCTCGCCTGCGTCGTGGCTCTCACCAAGTGGTCGCTTGGCCCCGAAAACTGCAGGAGAG GGCTGAGTTTTCTGGAGGACAACATGTGGAGGCTGGCCGAGGAGGACTCGGTGTCGATGCCCATCGGCTTCGAGATCGCCTTCCCTTCTCTCCTGGAGGCGGCCAAGAGCCTGGACGTTGTCTTCCCCTATGACCACCATGCTCTGCAGCGCATATATGCCAACAGAGAAGTGAAGCTCAAAAG GATTCCGATGGAGATGATGCACAGCATTCCGACGACGATCCTGCACTCCCTTGAAGGGATGCCCGGGGTGGACTGGCGCAAGATCCTCAGGCTCCAGTCCAGCGACGGGTCCTTCCTGTTTTCTCCGGCGGCTACAGCCTCTGCCCTCACGCAGACCGGTGACACAAAATGCTTCGAGTATATAGATaggatcgtgaagaagttcgacgGAGGGG TTCCCAATGTTTACCCGGTCGATCTCTTCGAGCACATCTGGGCCGTCGATCGGTTGGAGCGTCTTGGGATCTCGCGCTACTTCAAGCAAGAAATCAAACAGTGCTTGGACTATGTCCACAG GCACTGGACTGAGGGCGGGATATGCTGGGCGAGGAACTCCGCTGTAGTAGACGTGGACGACACAGCCATGGCGTTCCGGCTGCTGCGGCTGCACCGATACAACGTCTCCCCAA GTGTGTTCGAGAACTTTGAGAAGGATGGGGGGTTCTTCTGTTTCGTGGGGCAATCAACACAGGCGGTCACTGGGATGTACAACCTGAACAGGGCCTCTCAGGTTAGATTTCCCGGAGAGGACGTGCTGCAACGTGCTGGGAGATTCTCCTATGAGTTCCTTAGAGAAAGGGAGGCCCAGGGCACGATCCGAGACAAATGGATCATTTCAAAGGATCTACCAGGCGAG GTACAATATGCACTGGACTTTCCTTGGTATGCAAGCTTGCCGCGTGTAGAAGCAAGAGTCTACCTAGATCAATATGGCGGTGACGATGATGTCTGGATTGGGAAGACGCTCTACAG GATGCCACTTGTGAACAACAACACCTATCTCGAGCTGGCAAAGCGTGATTTCAATCGCTGCCAAGTCCAACATCAGCTTGAGTGGCATGGCCTACAAAA GTGGTTTACAGAGAATGGCCTCGAGGCTTTTGGGGTGGCTCCAAGAGATGTATTGAGAGCTTATTTTCTAGCCGCCGCTTGCATTTTTGAACCAAGTCGTGCCACAGAGCGACTTGCATGGGCCAGAGCATCAGTGATGGCCAACATTATTTCTAAATATCTTCGTAGCGATTTGTCGGGCAATAAAATGGTGGAACGGTTTATGCATGGTGGCCTCTATGAAGGAAATAATGGTGTATCATG GCTTAAAGGAGATGCAAAAGTGGAAATTCTGGTGGGCGCACTTGAGAAGCTTATTGATTTATTGGCACAAAAGGCGCTACATGTTGGTGAAGAACCCATGCACATCAACAATTTGTTACGTTGCGTT TGGATCGAATGGATGATGCAAGAGATAAATAGAGATGATGGCACAAACGGTATGAGCGTTATTGAAGCAGGGTCATGCATGGTTCATGACAAACAAACATCTTTGCTTCTAGTTAAAATTATCGAGATTTGTGCTGGACGAATTGGTGAAGCATCATCTATGGTAAATAGCAAGGACAATACTTGGTTTATTCAACTTGCATCCTCTATCTGTGACAGCCTTCACCACAGAATGTTACTTTCACAG GACACCGAGGAGAACAAGGCAGTAACAAGTCGCATGGACAAGAAAATTGAGGTGGACATGCAAGAACTTGCCCAAAATGTTCTTCAGACATATGATGATATAGCAAGTAACAATATGAAGCAGACCTTCTGGAGTGTTGTGAAAAGTTGTTACTATGTTGCTAATTGCCCTTCCTACATATTTCATAGACATGTTTCGAAAGTTATTTTTGAACAtgtcttttga
- the LOC123166689 gene encoding uncharacterized protein produces the protein MCHSPSGSRATARSGRVEEFADAATEEGGESKLSALLYDVSQQVQDSLQSMLKMTGEIEQCSDEIEVEIEQAKEGVADKYRVLEEEKERFQKVALAALNILSGGI, from the exons ATGTGTCACTCGCCGTCGGGATCACGCGCGACGGCGCGGTCGGGCAGGGTGGAGGAATTCGCCGACGCTGCAACGGAGGAAGGCGGCGAGTCCAAGCTCTCCGCGCTCCTCTACG ACGTGTCGCAGCAGGTCCAGGACAGCCTCCAGAGCATGCTGAAGATGACGGGCGAGATCGAGCAGTGCAGTGACGAGATCGAGGTGGAGATCGAGCAGGCCAAGGAGGGCGTGGCTGACAAGTACAGGGTGctcgaggaggagaaggaaaggttcCAGAAGGTGGCCCTCGCAGCACTCAACATCCTGAGCGGTGGCATCTGA